The Heyndrickxia vini genome contains a region encoding:
- a CDS encoding effector binding domain-containing protein, with translation MNQVFCQSCGMPITEDSLFGTESNGQKGVDYCIYCYEGGAFKQPNLTMDEMIGICVPYMVENGMEKEEALSILQKTMPFLKRWRDEKELVQPIFKTLDGFTFVGICTRTNNANEAKPNGKIPMAWSKYYGQGVAGKIPNQLNSNETIALYSDYESDVTGDYDFSIGIMVEHVEEIPDGLVTKTVPASHYAVFTTKVGKITDIVPMAWLDIWKWFETTGVRRMYSGDFEIYDERCSDPDFSQVDIYIAIQR, from the coding sequence ATGAATCAAGTTTTTTGTCAAAGCTGTGGAATGCCAATTACTGAGGATTCTCTTTTTGGGACTGAAAGCAATGGTCAAAAGGGAGTTGATTATTGTATTTATTGTTATGAAGGAGGTGCGTTTAAACAACCGAATTTAACCATGGATGAAATGATAGGAATTTGTGTTCCATACATGGTAGAGAACGGTATGGAAAAAGAAGAAGCGCTATCTATTCTCCAAAAAACGATGCCATTTTTAAAACGCTGGAGAGATGAAAAAGAACTGGTGCAACCTATATTCAAAACATTAGACGGATTTACTTTTGTTGGAATATGTACGCGAACAAATAATGCAAATGAGGCAAAGCCAAATGGAAAAATTCCAATGGCTTGGAGCAAATATTATGGCCAAGGCGTTGCCGGGAAAATTCCAAATCAATTAAATTCAAATGAAACGATTGCACTATACTCAGACTACGAGAGCGATGTTACAGGGGATTATGATTTTTCGATTGGAATAATGGTCGAACATGTGGAGGAAATTCCTGATGGGCTAGTAACGAAAACAGTCCCAGCTTCTCATTATGCTGTGTTTACTACTAAGGTAGGAAAAATTACAGATATCGTACCGATGGCATGGTTGGATATTTGGAAATGGTTTGAAACGACAGGGGTGAGGCGTATGTATAGTGGCGACTTTGAAATTTATGATGAGCGTTGTTCGGACCCAGATTTTTCACAAGTTGACATATACATTGCTATTCAACGTTGA
- a CDS encoding response regulator transcription factor: MIRIFIAEDQRMLLGALGSLLNLEEGMEVVGQATNGEEALASILKLDPDVCLMDIEMPVKSGLDVAAALKKLNITSKIIILTTFARPGYFERAVKIGVDGYLLKDGSIEDLSDAIHKVMSGKRVFSQELMFDIIREENPLTSREQEILRLVASGKTTKEITGTLFLSSGTVRNYVSEIIQKLDAKNRMEAISIAQNKGWI; this comes from the coding sequence ATGATACGTATTTTTATTGCAGAGGATCAACGGATGCTGCTTGGGGCACTGGGATCATTACTAAATCTTGAGGAAGGCATGGAAGTTGTTGGTCAAGCGACAAATGGGGAAGAAGCACTTGCTTCGATACTCAAGCTCGATCCCGATGTTTGTCTGATGGATATTGAAATGCCGGTAAAAAGTGGATTAGATGTCGCAGCAGCTCTCAAAAAGTTAAATATCACTTCCAAAATTATCATTCTTACAACCTTTGCACGACCTGGATATTTTGAACGTGCAGTGAAAATTGGGGTGGACGGATACTTATTAAAAGACGGTTCGATCGAAGATTTATCTGATGCAATACACAAAGTTATGTCCGGCAAACGTGTGTTTAGTCAAGAATTAATGTTTGATATTATTAGGGAAGAAAATCCTTTGACCTCCCGTGAACAAGAAATTTTAAGACTAGTCGCTTCAGGTAAAACAACGAAAGAAATAACTGGAACATTATTTCTATCATCAGGGACAGTAAGAAACTATGTTTCTGAGATTATACAAAAACTAGATGCAAAAAATCGCATGGAAGCGATAAGCATCGCACAAAATAAAGGTTGGATATAA